Genomic DNA from Dehalogenimonas lykanthroporepellens BL-DC-9:
GGGTTGTGATAGCCGTTTTAGAGAATTACCAGGAATCTGATGGTTCGATCACCATACCAGCCGCACTCAAGCCGTATATGGGAACCGATCGAATAACCGTATGACCGATATACAGTCAATTTTTCACCAACAACAGGTGTTTTAACTGATTATTTTCTAGCATAGTGGAGCGGGCGACGAGACTCGAACTCGCGACAACCTGCTTGGAAGGCAGGCACTCTACCAACTGAGTTACACCCGCAGAAGCACAAATATTTTAAACACGCGAACCTCTCCTGTCAAAGTTTCGCGACTATTATTAAAGCTTATCTTTAATCAAGCTCAATTTATTTTCAAAACCTGGTAAAAGCTTCAGCCCTATTCTCACAAAAGGGTTTCCAGCCATGTAGTCTACATACGCCATATCTCCCAGACGTTTTAACACCCCCTCACCGTATGTAGGATAGGCATGACTGATTCCATGCAAATATTTCAGAGGCTTTCCTGTAACACTCAGTAGGAATAACTCATGTATTAACTCCTCTGACCGCTCGCCCCACAGATGAGCTCCAATAATCTTGCCATTATTACGACATATTATTTTAGCCAAGCCGAAAGCCTGTCTTTCCATTTTGGCTCGCCTTAATCTGCTATAATCGTACCTGTAAACAGTTATCTTATTTTTTCCGTATCTATTTTCGGCCTCTTTTTCCGTCATACCAAAACGGGCCATTGGTGGTTCCGTATAGATCACTGATACCACTTCACCTAATTTACGTTCTGGATTAATCACAGGGACCAAGGCGTTACCTGCCGCAATAAGCGCCTGTCTTTCGACCATTGAAGCGTTGAAAGTCATACCTGTCACATCGCCTGCGGCGAATATATTGCGACGACTAGTTCTCAACGATGGATTGACGGTTATTCCTCTAACAGAATATTTAACCCCGGCATTTTCAAGGTTCAACGACTCAATATCAGGCGTTCGGCCTATAGTAATCAATGCTTTTTCGGCAATATAAGTGTGAGTGGCCTTATCAGTCTGGTCAACGGCTATCACCTTGACCTGATTATCAGCACATTCAATATGGCTGATTTTACATCCCGTTACAACCTCCATCCCTAGTCTGGTAACATATTCCTGAAATTTGACAACAATTTCTTGATCTTCTCGATTCAGAATATCTTTTGAGGCTTCCAATATGGTAACTTCAAGACCCAACAACCGAAGTGCCAAACCCAATTCTACACCTGCTGGGCCACCACCAATAACAATCATCGATGCAGGAAGTTTGGACAATTTGAATAGTCCGTCAATACTCAGTACATTCGAATGTTCCGCGCCCGTAATATTTATCTTTGCCTGTTTACTACCGGTAGCAATAATAAACTTTTTGGATGTATAGATACGATCACCGACTTTTATTTGTCGTTGGTTCAAAAACTCGGCCGGCCCAAGGATGGTATCGATACCTATGGAATTGAAGCTTTCAGGGCTATCGATTTTATTTACTTCTTCGATCACATTTCGAATATAAGGAAATACCTGGTCACCTGAATATCCGGATAACTCATAAACCAAGCCATAATCTTTTGCGCGCTTTAAGCTATTGGCCAATACACTGGATCTAATCAAAGATTTGGTCGGCATACAGGTCTTTAGAGTGCAACTACCACCAATTCGCTCTTTTTCGACCAACAACACTTTTTTCCCCAACCCGTTTGCGAAACTGGCTGAGGCCAAACCGGCGATTCCACCACCGATAATTATTATATCATAACAAGCTTCGTTATTATTCATGTTTCAGCTATTAATTCCAATTCAATAAATCAAGAAGTCAAGTGGAAGGCGATTTATCCAAGTTATTCAATATCACTGATACTAACGTATTCTGGTCGGGGTGAGAGGATTCGAACCTCCGGCCTCAGCGTCCCAAACGCTGCGCGCTAGCCAACTGCGCCACACCCCGAAATTCTATCCGGACAACAAGCGGAGTTCAATGACGACAATCGGGGCAATTATTGAATTCAGAAACCGACAAGCCGCTCTTTAGCGCTATATATTCCAATTGTTTCACAGGAGCGTAATGCACACCACATGATTCACATTGCTGCATTTTAAAATCAGCTTTGCTATTAGGCCAGATCATTGTGCGGATTTCCTTGGTATCTTTCATTTGTATCGCTTTTGTCGGACAAATATACGAACAGGCCCCACAGGCAATACAATCATTGGTTTCATCATAGAAGGGTAAGGCCACTTCTCTTCTTGTTCCTCGGTTTACCAAGCTAATCGCATCAACCCCGACTACTTCGGCACACACTCGGTTACACAGCCCACAAAGTATACAATTATCATTTGAAGTTTCTGTTACATCTCTGAAACGCGATGCCTCAATTCCATACTTGGTAGCAAGTTCCTTAATATCATTGGAATCGGGAGCTCGAGCCAGCAACAATTCGATAATTGTTTTCCGTACCTTGATAACACGCTCTGAATCAGTAGCGACTTTAAGTCCTTCTTCGATTGGATAAAGGCAGGCGGTTACTAACCTTTTTCGATTTCTTTTTTCAACCTCTACCAAACAAACACGGCATGCCCCATAGTCAGATACGGCGTGCGAATGACATAGTGTCGGTATATCAATGCCGGCCTTTTGTGCAATATTCAACAGTGTCTGGCCGGAAGCGCCTGAAAATTCTCTCCCATTTATTGTTAGCGTAACCATAATACTTTATTTGACCTCCACCGCATTCAGACGACATATATCGTAACAAGCACCGCACTTGGTGCATTTATCCTGATCCAGTTTGACCGGTTGCTTCTTGCCTTGAAAGCTGATGGCATCAGCTGGGCACTCTTTGATACATAAGCTACAGCCATTGCAGTTTGCTTCGACAATATAATAGCGAATCAAAGGTTTACAGACACCGGCTGGACACCTTTTTTCCTGGATGTGAGCTACGTATTCGTCTTTAAAATGTCGAATAGTGGACAGTACGGGATTACCTGCAGATCCACCTAATCCACAGAGAGCCCCCATTGTTAATGATTCTGATAAGTCAATAAGTAATTCTATATCTTCATCCTGCCCTTTGCCTTCGATTATTCGATCAAGAATTTGTCTCATTCTTTTCAATCCTTCACGGCAAGGGACACATTTTCCGCAAGACTCTTCCTCCAGGAACGACAAAAAGTATCTGGCGATATCCACCATGCAATTGTCTTCATCCATGACGATCATCGCGCCCGACCCCATCATGGATCCTGCTCTGGACAGTTCGTCGAAATCTACAGACAAATCCAGTTTTTCTTCGGGTAAACATCCACCTGACGGCCCCCCCGTTTGTACCGCCTTGAATTTCTTTCCACCCGGAATACCTCCGCCAATCTCATATATGATTTCTCGAAGCGTAATTCCCATTGGAACTTCGATCAATCCCGTATTATGTACTTTACCAACTAAAGAAAATATCTTGGTACCTTTACTGTTCCCCGTTCCTATCCCATAGAACCACTCGGCACCCTTGTTGATTATTAAGGGAATATTTGCCAGAGTCTCAACATTGTTCAATAAAGTCGGACGTTCCCAAAGCCCTTTTTCAGAAGTATGAATATAGTTCGCTCTTGGTTCGCCTGTCCGGCCTTCGATAGAAGCCATCAGCGCGGTGGATTCACCGCAAACAAATGCGCCACCTCCGCGACTTATTTTGATTGAAAAATCGAATCCGGTACCCAGAATGTTTTTTCCAAGTAATCCTTTCTCTTCAGCCTTTTTAATTGCTATTTCTGAATTTTTCAGTGCAACGGGATATTCATTCCTTATATAAATATATCCTTGACGAGCACCAACAGCGTATGCGGCGATAACCATTCCCTCGATAATTGAGTGGGGATTACCCTCCATAAGAGAACGATCCATAAAAGCCCCGGGGTCACCTTCATCACAATTACAGATCACATATTTCAGCTCGCCAGGTGCCTCGCGGGTAATCTCCCACTTAGCCCCTGTTGCGAATCCACCCCCACCTCTGCCTCTAAGTCCGGATATTTTAATTTCATCCACAACTTCATCGGGAGACATTGATGATAGTACTTTATTTAATGCTTGATATCCACCGGCCTGTATATAATCATCTAAACTGGTGGGATCAATATACCCATTGGTACCAAAGACCAATCTCAATTGTTTTTTATAAAAAGGAACATCTTCCTCACAGCGAACCTTTTCATTTGTAGACGGAATTGTATACAGTAAGTCATCAAGTATCAGATCATTACGAATGGTCTCCGTAACAATGCGAGATACATCTTCCGGTTTTACTCTCTGGTATAAAATGTTTTCCGGACGAATTACAACTAACGGCCCTCTCTCGCAAAACCCCTGACAACCGGTGAATTTAACAGAAACAGTCCCTTCCAATCCTTGGTTCTTTATTTCATCTTTGAAAGACTGCCCGATTTTGGAAGCGCCATATGCCAGACATCCTGTTCCACAGCAAATTGTAATTACCTTGTTTTCGGTCTTTTTTGCCTGTAAATTAGCTCTGTAAGACTCCAAATCAGCATAATCTGTCAATCTGCATGTTTCCATTTCTATATTAACCATATCAGTTACATTTCTCCAGAATTGTTTTGACCTTATCCGTGGTCATTTGCCCGACGAACTCGTTGTCAACAACCACAACAGGGCCTAAAGCGCAGGCGCCAACACAATTAGCAGTTTCAATTGTATATTTCATATCTTTCGTAGTCTCACCAGCACACACACACAACTCTGTTTCGATTTTATCGAGAACTTTTTCGGCGCCCCTCACATGGCAGGCGGTACCCATGCAAACCTTCAGATTATGCTTGCCTCTGGGCTTTAAACTAAAAGCCCTGAAGAAAGTTGCTACGCTATAAACACGAGTCAATGGAATATCGAGTTTTTCAGCTATACGAACAATTGATTCTCGAGGCAGAAAATAAAGTTGTGCTTGAACATCCTGCAACATCGCTACCAGCATGCTCGGGTCGCCATTATGCTTTACAACCACTTCATCGACGATATTATAGATGGAATCTTTATTTACAGACATTTGGCCTTCTCCACCAGTCTATTGAATTCTTCGACGAGCCGAGCCTCAATCCCAGTAATTTCGTCTGGTTTCAAATGTCGGAATCTTCGTTGTAGACTTGTGTACTCACTTAACGGCTTTAATTTTTCAGGAACCAGACTCATTTTATATTTCCCATTTTCAACTTCATACAATGGGTACGCCCCAGTTTCAACAGCTAATCTCCCTAATTTGACACTGATATCGGTATCACAACGCCAACCGGTAGGACATGCAGAATAAACTTGTATATAAGCCGGGCCCTTAACAGATAGTCCTTTCTTGACCTTTTCAATAAGATCAAAAGGATAGCTGTGCGAAGCAGTCGCAACATATGGAATATTGTGCGCCACTGCAATTTCCGGCATATTCTTTTTCCACGAAGTCTGGCCGGATTGTGCTTTTCCAGCGGGGGAAGTTGTCGTTGACGCACCAAACGGAGTGGCTGACGAACGCTGTTTGCCTGTATTCATATATGCTTCATTATCGAAACATATGTAAAGGAAGTTATGCCCCCTTTCAAGCGCTCCGGACAAAGCCTGAAGTCCGATATCGAAAGTGCCACCATCACCGGCGATAGCCACAACATTTATATCTTCTTGAGGGATCTTTCCTTTTCTCATTTGTGCCTTGAGGCCAACTTCAACCCCAGAAGCCACAGCAGCAGCATTTTCAAACAGCGTGTGTATCCAAGGCAGTTCCCAAGATGTATAAGGCAACTGTGAAGCTACAATTTCCATGCATCCGGTGGCATTTACGACAATGGTATTTGGCCCAAAAGCCTTCGCCGCCAATCTTACAGCCAAAGCTTCGCCAC
This window encodes:
- a CDS encoding FAD-dependent pyridine nucleotide-disulfide oxidoreductase (PFAM: FAD-dependent pyridine nucleotide-disulphide oxidoreductase; pyridine nucleotide-disulphide oxidoreductase dimerisation region~KEGG: det:DET0732 mercuric reductase, putative), with amino-acid sequence MNNNEACYDIIIIGGGIAGLASASFANGLGKKVLLVEKERIGGSCTLKTCMPTKSLIRSSVLANSLKRAKDYGLVYELSGYSGDQVFPYIRNVIEEVNKIDSPESFNSIGIDTILGPAEFLNQRQIKVGDRIYTSKKFIIATGSKQAKINITGAEHSNVLSIDGLFKLSKLPASMIVIGGGPAGVELGLALRLLGLEVTILEASKDILNREDQEIVVKFQEYVTRLGMEVVTGCKISHIECADNQVKVIAVDQTDKATHTYIAEKALITIGRTPDIESLNLENAGVKYSVRGITVNPSLRTSRRNIFAAGDVTGMTFNASMVERQALIAAGNALVPVINPERKLGEVVSVIYTEPPMARFGMTEKEAENRYGKNKITVYRYDYSRLRRAKMERQAFGLAKIICRNNGKIIGAHLWGERSEELIHELFLLSVTGKPLKYLHGISHAYPTYGEGVLKRLGDMAYVDYMAGNPFVRIGLKLLPGFENKLSLIKDKL
- a CDS encoding ferredoxin (PFAM: ferredoxin; 4Fe-4S ferredoxin iron-sulfur binding domain protein~KEGG: deg:DehalGT_0623 4Fe-4S ferredoxin iron-sulfur binding domain protein), whose product is MVTLTINGREFSGASGQTLLNIAQKAGIDIPTLCHSHAVSDYGACRVCLVEVEKRNRKRLVTACLYPIEEGLKVATDSERVIKVRKTIIELLLARAPDSNDIKELATKYGIEASRFRDVTETSNDNCILCGLCNRVCAEVVGVDAISLVNRGTRREVALPFYDETNDCIACGACSYICPTKAIQMKDTKEIRTMIWPNSKADFKMQQCESCGVHYAPVKQLEYIALKSGLSVSEFNNCPDCRH
- a CDS encoding NADH dehydrogenase (quinone) (KEGG: det:DET0729 [Fe] hydrogenase, HymB subunit, putative~PFAM: Respiratory-chain NADH dehydrogenase domain 51 kDa subunit; Soluble ligand binding domain; NADH ubiquinone oxidoreductase, F subunit, iron sulphur binding; 4Fe-4S ferredoxin iron-sulfur binding domain protein) produces the protein MVNIEMETCRLTDYADLESYRANLQAKKTENKVITICCGTGCLAYGASKIGQSFKDEIKNQGLEGTVSVKFTGCQGFCERGPLVVIRPENILYQRVKPEDVSRIVTETIRNDLILDDLLYTIPSTNEKVRCEEDVPFYKKQLRLVFGTNGYIDPTSLDDYIQAGGYQALNKVLSSMSPDEVVDEIKISGLRGRGGGGFATGAKWEITREAPGELKYVICNCDEGDPGAFMDRSLMEGNPHSIIEGMVIAAYAVGARQGYIYIRNEYPVALKNSEIAIKKAEEKGLLGKNILGTGFDFSIKISRGGGAFVCGESTALMASIEGRTGEPRANYIHTSEKGLWERPTLLNNVETLANIPLIINKGAEWFYGIGTGNSKGTKIFSLVGKVHNTGLIEVPMGITLREIIYEIGGGIPGGKKFKAVQTGGPSGGCLPEEKLDLSVDFDELSRAGSMMGSGAMIVMDEDNCMVDIARYFLSFLEEESCGKCVPCREGLKRMRQILDRIIEGKGQDEDIELLIDLSESLTMGALCGLGGSAGNPVLSTIRHFKDEYVAHIQEKRCPAGVCKPLIRYYIVEANCNGCSLCIKECPADAISFQGKKQPVKLDQDKCTKCGACYDICRLNAVEVK
- a CDS encoding NADH dehydrogenase (ubiquinone) 24 kDa subunit (PFAM: NADH dehydrogenase (ubiquinone) 24 kDa subunit~KEGG: deg:DehalGT_0621 NADH dehydrogenase (ubiquinone) 24 kDa subunit); this translates as MSVNKDSIYNIVDEVVVKHNGDPSMLVAMLQDVQAQLYFLPRESIVRIAEKLDIPLTRVYSVATFFRAFSLKPRGKHNLKVCMGTACHVRGAEKVLDKIETELCVCAGETTKDMKYTIETANCVGACALGPVVVVDNEFVGQMTTDKVKTILEKCN
- a CDS encoding thiamine pyrophosphate protein domain protein TPP-binding protein (PFAM: thiamine pyrophosphate protein domain protein TPP-binding~KEGG: deg:DehalGT_0620 thiamine pyrophosphate protein domain protein TPP-binding protein), whose product is MQNLSIYASRLVDKAEPFAPGHRACIGCGEALAVRLAAKAFGPNTIVVNATGCMEIVASQLPYTSWELPWIHTLFENAAAVASGVEVGLKAQMRKGKIPQEDINVVAIAGDGGTFDIGLQALSGALERGHNFLYICFDNEAYMNTGKQRSSATPFGASTTTSPAGKAQSGQTSWKKNMPEIAVAHNIPYVATASHSYPFDLIEKVKKGLSVKGPAYIQVYSACPTGWRCDTDISVKLGRLAVETGAYPLYEVENGKYKMSLVPEKLKPLSEYTSLQRRFRHLKPDEITGIEARLVEEFNRLVEKAKCL